One segment of Yersinia kristensenii DNA contains the following:
- the ubiD gene encoding 4-hydroxy-3-polyprenylbenzoate decarboxylase, protein MISMKYRDLRDFLSLLEQRGELKRISQPIDPYLEMTEIADRTLRAGGPALLFENPKGYSMPVLCNLFGTAKRVAMGMGQEDVSALRDVGKLLAFLKEPDPPKGFRDLFDKLPKFKQVLNMPTKCLSSAPCQEQVWEGADVDLSRIPVMHCWPEDAAPLVSWGLTVTRGPHKERQNLGIYRQQVLGKNKLIMRWLSHRGGALDYQEWCEAHPGERFPVAVALGADPATILAAVTPVPDTLSEYAFAGLLRGHKTEVVKCLSNSLEVPASAEIVLEGYIEQGEMAPEGPYGDHTGYYNEIDSFPVFTVTHITQRKDAIYHSTYTGRPPDEPAVMGVALNEVFVPILQKQFPEIVDFYLPPEGCSYRLAVVTIKKQYAGHAKRVMMGVWSFLRQFMYTKFVIVCDDDINARDWNDVIWAITTRMDPSRDTVLIENTPIDYLDFASPVSGLGSKMGLDATNKWPAETPREWGRPIKMDEEVRARVDAIWDELAIFSDKETKR, encoded by the coding sequence ATGATCAGCATGAAATACCGTGACTTACGTGACTTCCTCTCGTTGCTGGAACAGAGGGGTGAACTTAAACGTATTAGCCAGCCTATTGATCCCTATCTGGAAATGACAGAAATTGCCGATCGCACTTTGCGTGCTGGTGGGCCTGCATTACTTTTTGAGAATCCGAAAGGCTACAGTATGCCAGTGCTGTGTAATCTGTTTGGCACGGCCAAACGGGTTGCTATGGGAATGGGGCAAGAAGATGTCAGTGCACTGCGCGATGTCGGCAAGCTGTTAGCTTTCCTGAAAGAGCCCGATCCGCCAAAAGGTTTTCGCGATTTATTCGATAAACTGCCGAAATTCAAGCAGGTATTGAATATGCCGACGAAATGCTTAAGCTCCGCCCCGTGCCAAGAGCAAGTATGGGAGGGCGCGGATGTCGATCTAAGCCGAATCCCTGTTATGCACTGTTGGCCTGAGGATGCTGCTCCATTAGTTTCTTGGGGCTTGACGGTTACCCGTGGGCCGCATAAAGAGCGCCAGAATTTGGGTATTTATCGCCAACAAGTTCTGGGAAAAAATAAGTTGATTATGCGCTGGTTATCCCATCGTGGCGGTGCTTTGGATTATCAAGAATGGTGTGAAGCACATCCCGGTGAACGTTTCCCGGTAGCCGTCGCACTGGGGGCTGATCCTGCAACTATTTTGGCTGCAGTAACGCCCGTGCCAGATACACTGTCTGAATATGCTTTTGCTGGTTTATTACGCGGGCATAAAACCGAAGTCGTAAAATGTCTTTCCAACTCGCTTGAAGTTCCTGCAAGTGCAGAAATTGTATTGGAAGGATATATTGAGCAGGGTGAGATGGCACCGGAAGGCCCTTACGGGGATCATACCGGCTATTACAACGAGATTGATAGCTTCCCTGTCTTTACCGTCACACATATTACTCAACGTAAAGACGCGATTTATCATTCAACTTATACTGGCCGTCCTCCGGATGAACCGGCGGTGATGGGTGTTGCGCTGAATGAAGTATTTGTTCCTATTTTGCAAAAGCAATTCCCCGAGATTGTTGATTTTTATCTACCACCCGAGGGATGTTCATATCGTCTCGCCGTGGTAACAATCAAAAAACAGTATGCTGGTCATGCTAAACGCGTGATGATGGGTGTTTGGTCATTTTTACGTCAGTTTATGTATACAAAATTTGTTATTGTCTGTGACGATGACATTAATGCTCGTGATTGGAATGATGTTATTTGGGCGATTACGACCCGAATGGATCCTTCCCGCGATACGGTATTAATTGAAAATACGCCAATAGATTACTTGGATTTCGCCTCGCCGGTTTCCGGTTTAGGATCGAAAATGGGGCTGGATGCCACCAACAAATGGCCAGCAGAGACTCCGCGTGAATGGGGGCGTCCAATTAAAATGGATGAAGAAGTCCGCGCCCGCGTTGATGCTATTTGGGACGAGCTCGCCATTTTCAGTGACAAAGAGACGAAACGCTAA
- the rfaH gene encoding transcription/translation regulatory transformer protein RfaH: MKHWHLLYCKRGQLLRAKEHLERQEVNCWTPIVTIEKIARGKRTEMTEALFPNYLFVEFDPEHIHTTTISATRGVSHFVRFGVQPAVIPAIVITEMQSHTADKIIDPGMPTPGDVVTITEGIFSGLHAIYTEPDGEARSMLLLNMLNSQVLQSLDNRQFEKQ, encoded by the coding sequence ATGAAACACTGGCATTTGTTATATTGTAAACGCGGTCAACTTTTGCGTGCTAAAGAGCATCTAGAGCGACAAGAGGTGAATTGCTGGACACCAATAGTCACTATTGAAAAGATAGCCCGTGGAAAACGAACTGAAATGACGGAAGCACTATTCCCAAATTATCTGTTTGTGGAGTTTGATCCGGAACATATTCATACCACAACAATAAGCGCCACCCGAGGGGTTAGCCACTTTGTGCGATTTGGCGTACAGCCCGCGGTAATCCCAGCGATCGTTATTACTGAGATGCAATCCCATACTGCGGATAAAATAATTGATCCAGGAATGCCCACTCCTGGCGATGTCGTGACAATTACTGAGGGTATTTTTTCCGGTTTACACGCGATTTATACCGAACCGGATGGCGAAGCTCGTTCAATGTTGTTACTGAATATGCTCAATAGCCAAGTGCTACAAAGCTTGGATAATCGTCAGTTCGAAAAACAGTAA
- the hemB gene encoding porphobilinogen synthase, with the protein MSYAFPGTFPGRRMRRVRRHDFSRRLVAENQLTVNDLIYPVFVMEGTNHQQAVSSMPGVSRMTIDLLVKEAETIAKLGVPVISLFPVIESDMKSLHAEEAYNPDGLVQRTIRALKDAVPDLGILTDVALDPYTTHGQDGVIDADGYVINDITKEILVRQALSHAEAGAEIVAPSDMMDGRIGAIRDQLELQGLVNTQIMAYSAKYASCYYGPFRDAIGSSSNLKGGNKKTYQMDPANSDEALQEIAQDLQEGADMVMVKPGMPYLDVVRRVKDTFGVPTFAYQVSGEYAMHMAAIQNGWLQEKPTVMESLLCFKRAGADGVLTYFAKQVAQWLHDDHMQR; encoded by the coding sequence ATGAGCTATGCATTCCCGGGCACCTTCCCTGGTCGCCGTATGCGCCGTGTGCGCCGTCATGATTTCAGCCGTCGACTGGTCGCTGAAAATCAGCTGACAGTCAATGACTTGATCTATCCGGTGTTTGTCATGGAAGGAACAAACCATCAGCAAGCCGTTTCGTCTATGCCGGGCGTCTCACGCATGACGATTGATTTGTTGGTGAAAGAAGCTGAAACCATTGCCAAGCTTGGCGTTCCGGTCATATCGTTATTCCCAGTCATTGAATCAGATATGAAATCATTACATGCGGAAGAAGCTTATAACCCGGATGGACTGGTACAACGCACTATACGAGCATTAAAAGATGCGGTGCCAGATCTGGGCATTCTCACGGATGTTGCCCTCGACCCATACACAACCCATGGGCAAGATGGTGTGATTGACGCTGACGGTTATGTCATTAACGACATCACCAAAGAGATTTTGGTGCGCCAGGCATTATCACATGCAGAAGCGGGTGCTGAGATTGTGGCCCCGAGCGATATGATGGATGGCCGTATTGGTGCTATTCGCGATCAGTTAGAGCTACAAGGGTTGGTGAACACGCAAATTATGGCGTATTCAGCAAAATATGCCTCTTGTTACTACGGTCCATTCCGCGATGCTATTGGTTCTAGCAGCAATCTGAAAGGGGGAAATAAAAAAACCTATCAAATGGATCCGGCTAACAGTGATGAAGCTTTACAAGAGATCGCTCAAGACTTGCAGGAAGGAGCCGATATGGTGATGGTCAAACCTGGGATGCCATATTTGGATGTGGTTCGCCGGGTGAAAGATACCTTTGGGGTTCCGACCTTTGCTTATCAGGTATCCGGTGAATATGCGATGCATATGGCAGCAATCCAAAATGGCTGGCTGCAAGAAAAACCAACCGTTATGGAGTCGTTACTGTGTTTTAAGCGCGCGGGTGCGGATGGAGTATTAACCTATTTTGCCAAGCAAGTTGCCCAATGGTTGCATGACGATCATATGCAGCGTTAA
- the tatD gene encoding 3'-5' ssDNA/RNA exonuclease TatD has translation MFDIGVNLTSSQFVKDWPQVVARAKDAGVAGMLITGTDAKESQAALELAAAYPGYCWSTAGVHPHHASTWQKGVEQQIRVLAAHAAVVAIGECGLDFNRNFSTSAEQEVAFTAQLALAAELSLPVFLHCREAHDRFIALLSPWLDKIPAAVVHCFTGTADELDACLALGLSIGITGWVCDERRGLELRALLPRIPVQQLLLETDAPYLLPRDIHPKPTSRRNEPCFLPHIVQQVAVWRQEDPQWLGQKTDENARRIFRLV, from the coding sequence ATGTTTGATATCGGTGTGAACTTAACCAGTTCACAATTTGTAAAAGATTGGCCTCAAGTCGTGGCACGCGCAAAAGATGCAGGGGTCGCCGGTATGCTGATTACCGGTACCGATGCAAAAGAAAGCCAGGCTGCCCTTGAGCTTGCGGCAGCCTACCCGGGATATTGCTGGTCAACCGCCGGTGTTCATCCCCATCATGCGAGCACTTGGCAAAAAGGTGTGGAGCAGCAAATTCGGGTATTGGCAGCACATGCCGCAGTCGTTGCTATCGGTGAATGTGGGTTGGATTTTAACCGCAATTTTTCTACTTCAGCTGAGCAAGAAGTTGCCTTTACCGCACAGCTTGCCTTAGCGGCTGAACTCTCTTTACCGGTGTTCTTACATTGCAGAGAAGCGCATGATCGTTTCATTGCTTTACTTTCACCCTGGCTAGATAAAATTCCCGCAGCTGTTGTGCATTGTTTTACCGGCACTGCTGATGAATTGGATGCCTGTCTGGCATTGGGCTTATCTATCGGTATCACTGGTTGGGTTTGCGATGAACGTCGTGGCCTTGAATTGAGGGCGTTGTTGCCGCGTATTCCTGTCCAGCAATTACTGCTAGAAACCGATGCCCCGTATTTATTGCCACGGGATATACATCCTAAACCTACATCTCGTCGCAATGAACCCTGCTTTCTGCCTCATATCGTCCAGCAGGTTGCTGTCTGGCGACAAGAAGACCCTCAATGGCTAGGGCAGAAAACTGATGAAAACGCCCGCCGGATTTTCCGGTTGGTTTGA
- the tatC gene encoding Sec-independent protein translocase subunit TatC yields MAVDDTQPLITHLIELRKRLLNCIITILVVFCVLVFFANDIYHLVSAPLIKQLPAGSSMIATDVASPFFTPIKLTMMVSVFVSAPMILYQVWAFIAPALYKHERRLMVPLLISSSFLFYLGMAFAYFIVFPLAFGFFAKTAPESVLIATDITKYLDFVMALFMAFGISFEVPIAIILLCWAGVTTPEALKKKRPYVFVGAFVVGMLLTPPDVLSQTLLAIPMYLLFEVGVFFARFYTGKQRRTVIEEEDEEVDNHPKES; encoded by the coding sequence ATGGCTGTTGATGATACCCAACCCCTTATTACTCATTTAATAGAATTGCGTAAGCGGTTATTGAATTGCATCATCACTATTTTAGTGGTTTTTTGCGTATTGGTTTTTTTTGCCAATGATATTTATCACCTGGTTTCAGCGCCTTTGATCAAACAACTGCCTGCTGGTTCTAGTATGATTGCAACAGATGTCGCGTCGCCGTTCTTTACCCCGATTAAATTGACCATGATGGTCTCAGTATTTGTTTCAGCGCCGATGATCCTCTATCAAGTTTGGGCTTTTATCGCCCCTGCTCTGTATAAGCATGAGCGCCGCTTGATGGTTCCACTGTTGATATCCAGCAGCTTCTTATTTTATCTGGGAATGGCATTTGCCTATTTTATTGTTTTCCCATTAGCTTTTGGTTTTTTTGCCAAAACAGCGCCGGAAAGTGTGTTAATCGCGACGGATATCACCAAATATCTTGATTTCGTTATGGCGCTTTTTATGGCTTTTGGTATTTCTTTTGAAGTTCCGATTGCGATAATTCTTTTGTGCTGGGCGGGGGTGACAACACCTGAAGCATTGAAGAAAAAACGGCCTTATGTGTTTGTTGGAGCTTTTGTGGTAGGAATGCTCCTTACCCCACCGGATGTACTGTCACAGACACTGTTAGCGATTCCGATGTATCTGTTATTTGAAGTGGGCGTGTTCTTTGCCCGCTTTTATACCGGCAAACAACGCCGCACCGTTATTGAGGAAGAGGATGAAGAAGTCGATAATCATCCTAAAGAGTCTTAA